The Heterodontus francisci isolate sHetFra1 chromosome 13, sHetFra1.hap1, whole genome shotgun sequence genome includes a region encoding these proteins:
- the sf3b5 gene encoding splicing factor 3B subunit 5 yields MTDRYNIHSQLEHLQSKYIGTGHADTTKWEWLVNQHRDSYASYMGHFDLLNYFAVAENETRARVRFNLMEKMLQPCGPPPDKPEEA; encoded by the coding sequence ATGACGGATCGCTACAATATCCACAGCCAGTTGGAGCACCTCCAGTCCAAGTACATCGGCACCGGCCATGCCGACACCACCAAGTGGGAGTGGCTGGTCAATCAGCACCGAGACTCGTATGCGTCGTACATGGGCCACTTCGACCTGCTCAACTACTTCGCCGTGGCCGAGAATGAGACCAGGGCTCGAGTCCGCTTCAACCTCATGGAGAAGATGCTGCAGCCGTGCGGCCCGCCGCCCGACAAACCCGAAGAGGCctaa